In Vitis vinifera cultivar Pinot Noir 40024 chromosome 17, ASM3070453v1, one genomic interval encodes:
- the LOC100267308 gene encoding uncharacterized protein LOC100267308 isoform X2, whose protein sequence is MSRPQVTITLGRTGQVVKRAGNVPDGSRFDSLPSAGSKRSTRDGAGGNAESSLYETQSKTKRHRGDRSVWSSNDARVGRNDLRFKLMQKNKFRRTRGDYEGRNHTGLKRQLPRAVYPPVNMYTLQRMPESKVNGLLRRIPPTRSADDLLQLNSSRKSYSTWTHNGLRCRSPDRILSASRGFSPPGNINDQQQVLTFRPIDSSRAAAYMATKQVSRLPPPNSIAQKNSYLGVEPLTVASFLHSLGLGKYIILFQAEEIDMTALKQMRDNDLKELGIPMGPRKKILLALSPHSKQV, encoded by the exons ATGTCTCGGCCCCAGGTCACCATCACTCTGGGCCGTACTGGTCAG GTGGTGAAGAGGGCGGGAAACGTACCTGACGGCTCTCGATTTGATTCTTTGCCTTCAGCTGGAAGCAAGAGATCCACGAGGGATGGGGCTGGAGGTAATGCCGAGAGTTCCCTCTATGAGACGCAATCCAAGACTAAGCG ACATCGGGGAGATAGAAGTGTTTGGAGTTCAAATG ATGCTCGGGTTGGTCGAAATGATCTTCGTTTCAAACTCATgcaaaaaaacaagtttaggCGAACAAGGGGTGACTATGAAGGAAGAAATCACACGGGCCTTAAGAGACAATTGCCAAGGGCCGTTTATCCTCCTGTCAATATGTATACACTGCAGCGCATGCCTGAATCAAAGGTTAATGGCCTTTTAAGACGAATTCCTCCCACAAGAAGTGCAGATGATTTGCTCCAGTTGAACTCATCAAGAAAATCATATTCCACGTGGACTCATAATGGGTTAAGATGTAGATCTCCAGACAGAATTTTGAGTGCTTCTAGAGGCTTCTCACCACCGGGAAATATAAACGACCAGCAGCAAGTACTGACATTTAGGCCAATTGATTCCTCAAGAGCTGCTGCATATATGG CCACAAAGCAGGTTTCACGACTTCCTCCACCAAATAGCATTGCTCAGAAAAATTCCTATTTG GGAGTGGAACCACTCACCGTTGCTAGCTTCTTACATTCACTGGGTTTGGGGAAATATATCATCCTTTTTCAGGCTGAGGAA ATAGACATGACTGCACTAAAGCAAATGCGGGACAATGACCTGAAGGAGTTGGGAATACCAATG GGACCAAGGAAGAAGATCCTCCTTGCTCTCAGTCCTCATTCCAAACAAGTGTAG
- the LOC100251957 gene encoding protein JINGUBANG — MGIMSAHQPSHSGDYSASQFFHVQSELISLSSQPSLPSVPSLTSQTQQQQLYLPSTTTTHHCVTTFKGHTSYVSSLALAGNFLFSGSSDKEIRLWEQNLNSELDHENISNNVVAVGKGAVKSMVVLGDKLFSAHQDHKIRVWKINDQDPHHQKCTRLATLPTLGDRAIKLLTPNNHVQIRRHKKCTWVHHVDTVSVLALSEDNSLLYSVSWDRSLKIWRTTDFKCLESVGNAHDDAINALALSHDGYIYTGSADKTIKVWRKAPEDKKHSQVATLEKHNSGINALALSTDGSVLYSGASDRSIVVWEKDYSGNMVVVGALRGHSKSILCLAVVSDVVFSGSADNTIRIWRGIHKSYSCLAILEGHTGPVKCLTAATDCYNPSNTSTSYLVYSGSLDCDIKVWQIFIPLL, encoded by the coding sequence ATGGGAATCATGTCAGCCCATCAACCTAGTCATTCAGGTGATTATTCTGCATCTCAATTCTTTCATGTTCAATCAGAGCTAATCTCCCTCTCTTCCCAGCCAAGCTTACCATCAGTTCCTTCCCTCACCTCACAAACCCAACAGCAACAACTCTATCTTCCCAGCACCACCACCACCCACCATTGCGTCACCACTTTCAAAGGCCACACGTCCTACGTATCTTCCCTTGCCCTTGCTGGTAATTTCCTGTTTAGTGGATCTTCTGACAAAGAAATCCGATTGTGGGAGCAAAACTTGAACTCTGAACTTGATCATGAGAATATAAGTAACAACGTGGTAGCTGTGGGAAAGGGTGCAGTGAAGTCCATGGTAGTTTTGGGCGATAAACTCTTCAGTGCCCATCAAGACCACAAAATCCGAGTGTGGAAAATCAATGACCAGGATCCCCATCACCAGAAGTGCACCCGCTTAGCCACACTCCCAACACTTGGTGACCGTGCCATTAAACTTCTAACTCCCAATAATCATGTCCAAATCCGACGGCACAAGAAATGCACATGGGTCCATCACGTTGACACTGTATCTGTGCTCGCGTTATCAGAAGACAACTCCCTCCTCTACTCTGTTTCATGGGATCGATCACTTAAAATTTGGCGAACCACTGACTTCAAATGTTTGGAGTCGGTAGGAAACGCTCATGATGATGCAATAAATGCATTAGCATTATCCCACGATGGATATATATATACCGGCTCAGCTGACAAGACAATTAAGGTGTGGAGGAAAGCCCCGGAAGACAAGAAACATTCACAAGTAGCGACACTGGAGAAACATAATTCTGGGATTAATGCGTTGGCACTGAGCACTGACGGGTCTGTGTTGTATTCTGGTGCAAGTGACAGATCAATAGTGGTTTGGGAGAAGGATTATAGTGGCAACATGGTGGTGGTGGGTGCCCTCAGGGGTCATTCCAAGTCCATATTGTGCCTAGCAGTGGTATCAGATGTGGTATTTAGTGGTTCAGCAGACAATACTATTAGAATTTGGAGAGGCATCCATAAAAGCTACTCATGTTTGGCAATCCTTGAAGGGCATACAGGTCCAGTCAAGTGCTTGACTGCAGCAACTGACTGTTACAACCCATCTAATACATCAACTTCTTATCTTGTTTACAGTGGCAGTTTGGACTGTGACATCAAGGTGTGGCAGATTTTTATTCCTCTTCTTTAG
- the LOC100244998 gene encoding U-box domain-containing protein 38 — protein MGGNGKHRWKISFRSSSSMPKQSPKEFMCPISGSLMADPVVVASGQTFERISVQVCRNLAFVPVLGDGSRPDFTVVIPNLAMKSAILNWCAASRVDRPTEPEYGSVETLVRAAMGSDGDDRFETSEKELLRAVPGNPPVMFSHAATEVNHRPNHFYSSSSEESVIAAVPATPLPLTTRPSCYSSFSSSSDEALSLAVTLDPISSEEEEILGKLKSSEVHEQEEGLILLRTITRTKEDLRVSLCTPGVLSALRLLLNSRYGVVQTNAVASVVNLSLEKPNKAKIVRSGIVPPLIDLLKGGLPESQEHAAGALFSLAIEDNNKTAIGVMGALPPLLHSLRSESERTRHDSALALYHLSLDQSNRVKLVKLGAIPTLLAMVKSGDLASRALLILCNMAASGDGRSAMLDANAVDCLVGLLRGKELDSESTQENCVAVLYLLSHGSMRFKGLAREARAVEVLREVEERGSGRAREKAKRMLQMMRGRDEEEEVDWEGVLESGALSQPRYRVGGAGKQHIHGAYSTEF, from the coding sequence ATGGGCGGTAACGGCAAGCATAGGTGGAAAATTTCATTTCGATCGTCTTCCTCAATGCCGAAGCAGTCTCCTAAGGAGTTCATGTGTCCCATTTCTGGGTCTTTGATGGCTGACCCAGTGGTGGTTGCGTCGGGTCAAACTTTTGAGAGGATTTCTGTTCAGGTGTGCAGGAACTTGGCGTTTGTTCCGGTTTTGGGTGACGGGTCTAGGCCTGATTTCACTGTTGTCATTCCCAATTTGGCTATGAAGTCCGCGATTCTGAATTGGTGTGCTGCGTCCCGCGTGGACCGTCCGACGGAGCCGGAGTATGGATCGGTGGAGACGCTTGTGAGGGCGGCAATGGGGTCGGACGGAGATGATAGGTTTGAGACTTCGGAGAAGGAGTTGCTTCGAGCTGTGCCGGGGAACCCGCCGGTCATGTTCTCACACGCCGCCACGGAGGTGAATCACCGGCCCAATCATTTCTACTCCAGCAGCTCTGAGGAATCTGTCATCGCTGCCGTTCCGGCGACTCCCCTCCCCCTCACCACTCGACCCTCCTGTTATTCATCGTTTTCATCGTCTTCGGACGAAGCCCTTAGCCTGGCCGTGACTCTAGACCCCATTTCTTCCGAGGAAGAAGAGATTTTGGGGAAATTGAAGAGCTCTGAAGTTCATGAGCAGGAGGAAGGGCTGATTTTGCTGAGGACGATTACGAGAACGAAGGAGGATCTTAGGGTTTCGCTCTGTACCCCTGGAGTGCTCTCCGCCCTCCGGCTGTTACTGAATTCAAGGTACGGGGTCGTGCAGACCAACGCCGTCGCATCGGTGGTGAATCTCTCTTTAGAGAAGCCGAACAAGGCAAAAATCGTACGGTCCGGAATCGTTCCGCCGTTGATCGACCTGTTGAAGGGCGGACTCCCGGAGTCGCAGGAGCACGCCGCCGGGGCACTCTTCAGTCTAGCCATAGAAGACAACAACAAGACGGCGATTGGGGTGATGGGCGCGTTGCCGCCGCTGCTCCACTCGCTCAGATCGGAGAGCGAGCGGACTCGCCACGACTCGGCTCTGGCACTGTACCATCTCTCACTCGACCAGAGCAACCGAGTCAAACTCGTGAAACTCGGTGCCATACCGACTCTACTCGCCATGGTGAAGTCCGGCGACCTGGCGAGCCGCGCTCTGCTCATACTCTGCAACATGGCCGCCTCCGGCGATGGGCGCTCTGCAATGCTGGACGCGAATGCCGTGGATTGCTTGGTGGGGCTGTTGAGAGGAAAGGAACTAGACTCGGAGTCAACTCAAGAAAACTGCGTGGCCGTGCTATACTTGCTGAGCCATGGGAGCATGAGGTTCAAGGGGTTGGCAAGAGAAGCAAGAGCAGTAGAGGTTTTACGGGAGGTTGAAGAGAGAGGAAGCGGGAGAGCAAGAGAGAAAGCGAAGAGGATGTTGCAGATGATGAGGGGACGAGACGAGGAAGAAGAAGTGGACTGGGAAGGGGTTCTGGAATCGGGGGCGTTGAGTCAGCCACGGTATCGAGTGGGTGGTGCCGGCAAACAGCACATTCATGGAGCATACTCCACtgaattttga
- the LOC100267308 gene encoding uncharacterized protein LOC100267308 isoform X1: MSRPQVTITLGRTGQVVKRAGNVPDGSRFDSLPSAGSKRSTRDGAGGNAESSLYETQSKTKRHRGDRSVWSSNDARVGRNDLRFKLMQKNKFRRTRGDYEGRNHTGLKRQLPRAVYPPVNMYTLQRMPESKVNGLLRRIPPTRSADDLLQLNSSRKSYSTWTHNGLRCRSPDRILSASRGFSPPGNINDQQQVLTFRPIDSSRAAAYMGKDAYNHSRPTGSIHFLTKATLPLEATKQVSRLPPPNSIAQKNSYLGVEPLTVASFLHSLGLGKYIILFQAEEIDMTALKQMRDNDLKELGIPMGPRKKILLALSPHSKQV, translated from the exons ATGTCTCGGCCCCAGGTCACCATCACTCTGGGCCGTACTGGTCAG GTGGTGAAGAGGGCGGGAAACGTACCTGACGGCTCTCGATTTGATTCTTTGCCTTCAGCTGGAAGCAAGAGATCCACGAGGGATGGGGCTGGAGGTAATGCCGAGAGTTCCCTCTATGAGACGCAATCCAAGACTAAGCG ACATCGGGGAGATAGAAGTGTTTGGAGTTCAAATG ATGCTCGGGTTGGTCGAAATGATCTTCGTTTCAAACTCATgcaaaaaaacaagtttaggCGAACAAGGGGTGACTATGAAGGAAGAAATCACACGGGCCTTAAGAGACAATTGCCAAGGGCCGTTTATCCTCCTGTCAATATGTATACACTGCAGCGCATGCCTGAATCAAAGGTTAATGGCCTTTTAAGACGAATTCCTCCCACAAGAAGTGCAGATGATTTGCTCCAGTTGAACTCATCAAGAAAATCATATTCCACGTGGACTCATAATGGGTTAAGATGTAGATCTCCAGACAGAATTTTGAGTGCTTCTAGAGGCTTCTCACCACCGGGAAATATAAACGACCAGCAGCAAGTACTGACATTTAGGCCAATTGATTCCTCAAGAGCTGCTGCATATATGGGTAAAGACGCTTATAACCATTCGAGGCCCACAGGCTCTATACATTTTTTAACCAAAGCTACTTTGCCTCTTGAAGCCACAAAGCAGGTTTCACGACTTCCTCCACCAAATAGCATTGCTCAGAAAAATTCCTATTTG GGAGTGGAACCACTCACCGTTGCTAGCTTCTTACATTCACTGGGTTTGGGGAAATATATCATCCTTTTTCAGGCTGAGGAA ATAGACATGACTGCACTAAAGCAAATGCGGGACAATGACCTGAAGGAGTTGGGAATACCAATG GGACCAAGGAAGAAGATCCTCCTTGCTCTCAGTCCTCATTCCAAACAAGTGTAG
- the LOC100262143 gene encoding uncharacterized protein LOC100262143, protein MLVWRGKVPGVSSPLSVGTFVKQVTTSISTRFRPHRIATKTLTTTKVLNSSYFETLNPLQKQQISLYVDALLQWNQKMNLTAVTKADEVMERHVGDSLAMIPPIQSSYIAHCDSSCNNISLVDVGSGPGLPGLILAIACPSWKITLLESMNKRCIFLEHAVSLTGLSNVQVVRGRAENLGQNIGFREVFDVAVARAVAEMRILAEYCLPLVRVGGLFLAAKGHDPQEEVRNAERAIQLMGASVLQLCSVESHSPFGQRTAIVCLKDCPTPRKYPRDPGTPVKSPL, encoded by the exons ATGTTGGTTTGGCGTGGCAAAGTTCCTGGTGTGTCGTCTCCACTCTCTGTGGGAACTTTCGTCAAACAGGTTACCACCTCAATATCGACAAGGTTTCGACCTCACAGAATCGCCACTAAAACCCTAACTACCACCAAAGTCCTTAACTCCTCTTATTTCGAAACCCTAAATCCTCTCCAGAAGCAACAAATTTCTCTCTACGTCGATGCTCTTCTTCAATGGAACCAG AAAATGAATCTGACTGCTGTTACGAAGGCAGATGAGGTCATGGAAAGGCACGTTGGTGACTCGCTTGCGATGATACCTCCCATACAGAGCTCTTATATCGCGCATTGTGACAGTTCATGCAATAATATTAGCCTTGTGGATGTGGGAAGCGGTCCGGGGCTTCCTGGTTTAATCTTAGCTATAGCCTGTCCCA GTTGGAAAATAACACTTTTGGAATCTATGAACAAGCGTTGCATTTTCTTGGAGCATGCAGTCAGTTTAACTGGTTTGTCAAATGTGCAAGTTGTAAGAGGGAGAGCAGAG AATTTGGGACAAAACATTGGCTTCAGAGAAGTATTTGATGTAGCAGTAGCCAGAGCAGTCGCAGAAATGAGGATTTTAG ctGAGTACTGTCTTCCTCTAGTTCGTGTGGGTGGTTTGTTTCTAGCTGCGAAAGGTCATGATCCCCAA GAAGAAGTTAGAAATGCAGAAAGAGCAATTCAATTGATGGGTGCATCTGTCTTACAACTATGCTCAG TGGAATCACACAGCCCATTTGGACAGCGAACCGCGATCGTATGTTTAAAAGATTGCCCCACCCCAAGGAAGTATCCCCGTGATCCAGGTACACCAGTGAAATCACCACTGTAA